One segment of Nostoc piscinale CENA21 DNA contains the following:
- a CDS encoding DUF1611 domain-containing protein yields the protein MRLPLNQRIAILLHEGTTGTQGKTGLAILRYSEAPIVAVIDKVTAGKSLPELTGIKRDVPIVESVTAALTYKPEVLVIGIAPKGGAVPDDYWIEIKDALKAGMSLVNGLHTPLATMAELNAILKPGQLIWDVRKEPPNLEVASGMARTLPCRRVLTVGTDMAIGKMSTSLELHWAAKLRGWRSKFIATGQTGLMLEGDGIALDAVRVDFAAGAVEQIVMRYGKNYDILHIEGQGSLLHPGSTATLPLIRGSQPTQLVLVHRAGQTHNRNNPHVPIPPLTKVIQMYESVASAGGAFGKVPVVGIALNTAHLNEFAAQEAIAQTTAETGLACTDPVRFGAGLLLDAVMRSEV from the coding sequence AACTACAGGAACACAGGGCAAAACAGGGTTGGCAATTTTACGCTACAGTGAAGCCCCGATTGTCGCAGTTATTGATAAGGTAACTGCTGGTAAATCTTTGCCAGAATTAACAGGTATCAAGCGTGATGTGCCGATTGTGGAATCTGTCACCGCAGCTTTGACATATAAACCAGAAGTATTGGTAATTGGGATTGCACCCAAAGGTGGCGCTGTACCCGATGATTATTGGATAGAAATTAAAGATGCGCTAAAAGCGGGTATGTCTTTGGTAAATGGTTTACACACACCATTGGCGACGATGGCAGAGTTAAATGCAATTCTCAAACCAGGACAATTAATTTGGGATGTCCGCAAAGAACCACCAAATCTAGAGGTGGCGAGTGGGATGGCGCGGACTCTTCCCTGTCGCCGCGTGTTGACGGTGGGAACAGATATGGCGATTGGGAAAATGTCTACTAGTTTAGAACTACACTGGGCGGCAAAGTTACGGGGTTGGCGTTCTAAGTTTATTGCTACAGGTCAAACTGGTTTGATGTTAGAAGGTGATGGTATCGCCTTAGATGCAGTTCGAGTAGATTTTGCGGCTGGTGCTGTAGAACAAATAGTGATGCGTTATGGCAAAAACTATGACATTCTGCATATTGAAGGACAAGGTTCGCTGTTACATCCTGGTTCTACAGCTACCTTGCCTTTGATTCGCGGTTCCCAACCCACACAATTGGTATTAGTACATCGGGCGGGACAAACCCACAACCGGAATAATCCCCATGTCCCGATTCCGCCGTTAACGAAAGTGATTCAAATGTATGAATCTGTAGCGAGTGCGGGGGGTGCTTTTGGGAAAGTACCTGTGGTGGGTATAGCTTTGAATACTGCACATTTAAATGAGTTTGCTGCTCAAGAAGCGATCGCCCAAACAACAGCCGAAACCGGTTTAGCCTGTACTGATCCGGTGCGGTTTGGGGCTGGGTTGTTGTTAGATGCGGTAATGCGAAGTGAAGTGTGA
- a CDS encoding Fur family transcriptional regulator, whose product MQQKADEIVKTLKSKGLRVTPQRFAVYANLLGREDHPTVDQILTNLNQDAPTSSQATVYAALQALREVGLVREVLLEEGVSRYDAKVGPHHHFRCNCCGAIEDIDWNTFQCIDLNKLRSGLKAERYEVTVQGTCDRCQTKSEV is encoded by the coding sequence ATGCAGCAAAAAGCTGATGAGATTGTCAAAACACTCAAGAGCAAAGGATTGCGAGTAACTCCTCAACGCTTCGCAGTCTACGCCAATCTACTAGGGCGAGAAGACCACCCCACAGTAGACCAAATTCTGACAAACTTGAATCAAGATGCACCAACTTCCTCTCAAGCCACAGTGTATGCCGCACTACAAGCATTACGGGAAGTCGGCTTAGTGCGAGAAGTGCTTTTAGAAGAAGGTGTATCACGTTACGATGCCAAGGTTGGGCCACATCATCATTTTCGCTGCAACTGTTGTGGTGCAATTGAAGACATTGATTGGAATACTTTTCAGTGCATTGATTTAAATAAACTGCGTTCGGGGTTAAAAGCCGAACGCTATGAAGTAACTGTCCAGGGAACTTGCGATCGCTGTCAAACCAAGTCGGAAGTGTGA
- a CDS encoding tellurite resistance TerB family protein, producing MGLFDKLSIRTQNDVTLSPAEAFAAITLASVAADGYLTDEEIQTMMASLSRMHLFRSYPNDVIRRMFDKLCGMIKRQGFDDFIKTAIAALPHDLYDTAFAVATDLILADGQVTKEEEDLLNVLWSNLEIPDETARSIVNVMIIKNKG from the coding sequence ATGGGTTTATTTGATAAGTTATCTATCCGCACTCAAAATGATGTAACTTTGAGTCCAGCCGAAGCGTTTGCGGCTATTACTTTAGCTTCGGTTGCTGCTGATGGTTATTTGACAGATGAAGAAATCCAAACAATGATGGCCTCTTTGTCGAGAATGCACTTATTTCGTAGTTATCCCAATGATGTAATCAGAAGGATGTTTGATAAACTGTGCGGGATGATTAAACGTCAAGGATTTGATGATTTTATCAAAACTGCGATCGCTGCACTTCCCCATGATTTATATGACACTGCTTTTGCTGTAGCCACAGACTTGATTTTAGCCGATGGTCAAGTCACTAAAGAAGAAGAAGACTTGTTAAATGTTCTCTGGAGTAATTTAGAAATTCCCGACGAAACAGCACGTAGTATTGTGAATGTGATGATTATTAAAAATAAAGGCTAA
- a CDS encoding cyclase family protein produces the protein MQINYSRVVYLSHIIDRNIPLWPGDPAIEFTTVANIQNDGYYLRHFAMGEHTATHINAPNSFDPAGAGIDEYAAESLVLSAVVIDICKVAVNNPDYALSIADILAWEAKYGVIASGSLVLLYTGWQQKWSDRNAFFNQDAEGIMHFPGFSGNVAQFLLDERQIAGVGIDTHGVDPGQDNSFTTNRLVLAQQGIVLENLTNLDQLPPQGTTLAIAILRLRGGSGCPVGVLAFVP, from the coding sequence ATGCAAATTAATTATTCTCGTGTTGTGTACTTAAGCCATATTATTGATAGAAACATTCCTTTATGGCCGGGCGACCCAGCGATAGAATTTACTACCGTTGCTAATATTCAAAATGATGGTTACTATCTGCGGCATTTTGCTATGGGTGAACATACTGCTACCCATATCAACGCCCCGAACAGTTTTGATCCTGCTGGTGCAGGAATTGATGAATATGCGGCGGAATCACTGGTTTTATCGGCGGTAGTGATAGATATCTGCAAAGTTGCCGTGAATAATCCTGATTATGCTTTGAGTATTGCTGATATTCTGGCTTGGGAGGCAAAATACGGTGTGATTGCCAGTGGTAGTTTAGTACTGCTGTATACTGGCTGGCAGCAGAAGTGGAGTGATAGAAATGCCTTTTTTAACCAGGATGCGGAAGGAATTATGCACTTTCCGGGTTTTAGTGGCAATGTGGCGCAGTTTTTGTTGGATGAAAGGCAAATTGCTGGTGTAGGAATTGATACTCATGGTGTTGACCCCGGACAAGATAACAGTTTTACGACTAACCGTTTAGTATTGGCGCAGCAGGGTATTGTGTTGGAGAATTTGACGAATTTAGATCAACTACCCCCTCAAGGTACTACATTAGCGATCGCAATTCTCAGATTACGTGGTGGTTCTGGTTGTCCTGTGGGTGTGTTGGCTTTTGTGCCTTAA
- a CDS encoding aldehyde dehydrogenase family protein, with product MMTLLTCRNYINGQWVDATTGNILESYNPALVSEVVATFPRSHTEDVDKAVATARQAYSSWRKVPAPARAEYIFRVGELLLQHKEELAQLISREMGKPLTEARGDVQEGIDCAFYSAGEGRRLFGLTTPSEMPNKFAMTVRMPIGVCALITPWNFPVAIPCWKAMPALVCGNTVILKPAEDTPGCATKLVEIFAAAGLPPGVINLVHGVGEEVGKALVEHPNVDLVSFTGSSETGAFVGATCGRTHKRVCLEMGGKNAQVVMEDADLGLALDGAVWGAFGTTGQRCTATSRLILHRDIKEEFTAMLYERTSKLRLGAGYDQDTEIGPIINQRQLQRVNEYMKIAREEGAKILIGGEIASEGQLKEGNFFLPTILDKVTPDMRVAREEIFGPVVALIEVNSFEEAIAILNNTNYGLSSSIYTHDINRAFTAMRDIEAGITYINGPTIGAEVHLPFGGVKQTGNGHREAGTTALDVFTEWKSVYVDFSGNLQRAQIDNRS from the coding sequence ATTATGACTCTGCTAACTTGTCGCAATTATATTAATGGTCAGTGGGTGGATGCTACGACAGGAAACATTCTGGAAAGTTATAACCCAGCTTTGGTAAGCGAAGTTGTCGCCACCTTTCCCCGTTCTCACACTGAAGATGTAGATAAAGCCGTCGCCACCGCCCGTCAAGCTTACAGCAGTTGGCGGAAAGTTCCTGCCCCAGCTAGAGCCGAATATATTTTTCGTGTGGGAGAATTACTACTTCAACATAAAGAAGAACTCGCTCAATTAATTAGTCGGGAAATGGGTAAACCCCTCACCGAAGCTAGGGGTGATGTGCAGGAAGGTATTGACTGCGCTTTTTATAGTGCTGGTGAAGGACGGCGGCTGTTTGGGTTAACAACACCTTCGGAAATGCCGAATAAATTTGCGATGACAGTGCGAATGCCCATTGGTGTTTGTGCTTTAATTACACCGTGGAATTTCCCTGTGGCTATTCCATGTTGGAAAGCTATGCCAGCTTTGGTATGTGGTAATACTGTCATTCTCAAACCTGCTGAAGATACTCCGGGTTGTGCAACCAAACTAGTAGAAATTTTCGCCGCCGCAGGTTTACCCCCAGGTGTGATTAACTTAGTGCATGGTGTTGGTGAAGAAGTTGGTAAAGCTTTAGTCGAACATCCCAATGTTGATTTAGTTTCTTTCACTGGTTCTTCCGAAACAGGGGCTTTTGTAGGTGCAACTTGCGGACGCACTCACAAGCGTGTCTGTCTGGAGATGGGCGGCAAAAATGCCCAAGTTGTAATGGAAGATGCAGACTTAGGACTGGCTTTAGATGGTGCGGTTTGGGGGGCTTTTGGGACAACTGGGCAACGTTGTACAGCTACAAGTCGCCTGATATTGCATCGTGACATTAAAGAAGAGTTTACGGCTATGTTGTATGAGCGGACTAGTAAGTTACGCTTGGGTGCTGGTTATGACCAAGATACAGAAATTGGGCCGATAATTAATCAAAGACAATTGCAACGGGTGAATGAATATATGAAAATTGCCCGTGAAGAAGGCGCAAAAATCTTAATTGGTGGGGAAATTGCCAGTGAGGGACAATTAAAAGAGGGTAATTTCTTTTTGCCAACTATTTTAGATAAAGTTACGCCAGATATGCGCGTCGCCCGTGAAGAGATATTTGGCCCTGTAGTGGCATTAATTGAAGTTAATTCCTTTGAAGAGGCGATCGCTATTCTCAATAATACCAATTACGGTCTGTCTTCTTCCATTTATACCCACGATATTAACCGGGCATTTACGGCGATGCGTGACATTGAAGCAGGTATTACCTATATTAATGGCCCCACTATTGGCGCGGAAGTACATTTACCTTTTGGTGGTGTGAAACAAACAGGTAACGGCCACCGCGAGGCCGGAACTACAGCTTTAGATGTGTTCACAGAATGGAAGAGTGTGTATGTTGACTTTTCTGGTAATTTACAACGCGCCCAAATAGATAATCGAAGTTAG
- a CDS encoding Arc family DNA-binding protein: MNGSGDIDAQVTLPMELYQAIVQRAQAHGHSVSGEIIALLTPLLVEIPNELEEEFAAWEAASDEDWLTTEGMLASLGE, translated from the coding sequence ATGAATGGTTCAGGTGACATTGATGCTCAAGTGACATTGCCGATGGAACTATATCAGGCGATTGTGCAAAGGGCGCAAGCTCATGGACATTCGGTCAGTGGGGAAATTATCGCACTCCTGACTCCTTTGCTGGTGGAAATACCCAATGAGTTAGAGGAAGAATTTGCAGCATGGGAAGCAGCAAGTGACGAGGATTGGCTGACTACAGAAGGAATGTTGGCATCTCTGGGAGAATGA
- a CDS encoding COP23 domain-containing protein, whose translation MAFQPLKLLCLSGLGLSLFLGNSAAFAQVNDGGIVVPTTSDPYPSGSSNPVDTSSSGTVVTGTRFSCQNSNGQYIVMYQPESQPGRFFPWAAPAQLGGGWDPYKRCVTIAQRLEEYRPDGLQELQTGFLNNENIVCVTTEANPSCRIVLTVPRDKDPYTVRNSIFQNLISADDGQQTTAVNTYRNNRGSVDEIYNIGRTILGGSNRKVSSSRSGINLKPFLDRKDGGTGTQLRNGVAIRRQTPTQSQNRTRLNPGNFR comes from the coding sequence ATGGCATTTCAACCCTTGAAGTTATTATGTTTAAGCGGTTTGGGCTTGTCTTTATTTTTAGGTAATTCCGCCGCCTTTGCTCAAGTTAATGATGGTGGTATTGTAGTACCAACCACTTCCGATCCTTATCCATCCGGTTCATCAAATCCTGTAGACACTTCTTCTAGTGGTACTGTAGTGACGGGTACGAGATTTAGCTGTCAAAACAGCAATGGTCAATACATAGTGATGTATCAACCAGAAAGCCAACCTGGAAGATTTTTTCCTTGGGCGGCCCCTGCACAATTGGGCGGTGGTTGGGACCCGTACAAACGTTGTGTTACCATTGCTCAACGCTTAGAAGAATATCGTCCCGATGGTTTGCAAGAACTCCAAACAGGTTTCTTGAATAACGAAAACATTGTTTGTGTAACCACTGAAGCTAACCCTAGTTGTCGAATTGTGTTGACAGTACCCAGAGATAAAGACCCCTATACTGTCCGTAATAGCATTTTCCAAAACTTAATTTCTGCGGACGATGGTCAACAAACTACGGCTGTAAATACTTATCGTAATAACAGAGGCAGCGTAGATGAAATTTACAACATTGGCCGCACAATCTTAGGTGGCAGTAATCGCAAAGTTAGCTCATCTAGAAGTGGAATTAATCTTAAACCTTTCCTTGATCGCAAAGATGGTGGAACTGGTACACAATTACGTAATGGTGTGGCAATTCGCCGTCAAACTCCGACTCAATCTCAAAATCGGACTCGCTTAAATCCTGGCAATTTCCGGTAA
- a CDS encoding type II toxin-antitoxin system PemK/MazF family toxin, translating into MRGDVLLVSLPDSDKREEKGNRPAIAVQTDIAVSPMLMIVPVTSSLGHQGFHLL; encoded by the coding sequence GTGAGAGGGGATGTTCTGTTAGTAAGTTTACCAGATTCAGATAAACGAGAAGAAAAAGGTAATCGCCCAGCGATCGCTGTTCAAACAGACATTGCGGTTTCGCCCATGTTAATGATTGTCCCAGTTACTTCTTCCTTGGGGCATCAAGGTTTCCATTTACTGTAA